The Xiphophorus couchianus chromosome 22, X_couchianus-1.0, whole genome shotgun sequence genome includes the window TATTTATTACGTTTGTTTAAGTAGTGTAGATGCTAGAAAAGCCAcgttagttttaaaatgagcaCCAAGTAACATGCCTCGAGGTCAACCAATAACTGAGTATATTGTAGATATTGCGATTTAGTTAAAAAGTGCATTGATTTGAAATAATGCAGTTGTCTGGCTTCAGATAACCTGAAGATGGCAGCAAAAATCATAGTTTGTGAAACAAAGGAAAGAGGAATTTCTTTAGGGAAACTAAGCAGAAGTGTGAATGTAACTGaccaaattaaattattatggaaaagttcatttatttcagtgactaGAAAAGGATAACATAATATTCTGTAAAGATGCATTACACGCAAAGTGATACGTTTTAACTAATAATTTATGTTAACGTAGCTGACTATGGTTCAAAATGCAGCTTCTCTGGCAATCTGAATGTTACATATGAtcaattaaaaagtattttttaataaatttatgttACGTTATTACCAGCACAATCACAAAAAAGACTACTGAGTTGAcagttgtccagcagacagtcaATAACTCCTTCCATAAAGACGATAGGCCAGGAGAGGTCAGTGATAAAGAAGCTGCCTGTTCACACACTGCTGTATACAGAACATAAGCTGCAACTGTGGCATCCCTAATGGGAAGCCACTCCTggacaatattaaaaatatcttacCTGAGCTAAGCATAAACAATGGACAACACTGTTgataagatttgtttttaatgtagtATTCCAAACTCCCGAGAAACAGAAATTtgagttttcattagctgttccaaatatttatacaacagaaacaaatgcttCATATATGTGTTTATACGTATAATGAATCTGCATTGTAaaagagtttcactttttaaattaaactagtAACATAAATGTACATTAAGTGATTTTAAAgttctattttaaatgtttacagcaAGTTTCTCACCTGTCCAGCTGAGCCCCAGGTGATCTGCAACGATAGCCATGCGCAAGTCTGTTCGCTCACAAGGACTTTGGGGACCTGAAGATGATAAAAGAATAACAATACATTACAATAATCCATATTCTTCCTGAGTTTTCACTAATGTGAGAggaaaaacatgacataatttccttttctggccacttgtttttctttatgcatAGGTCTGTTATTATGACGTTTACAAAatttagaaagttttaaaaaatgtgttcaaactACTTGACTAAAGCCAAGTGTTTGCCAAATTTACCAGCCATATTTATCACATCAACACATTCAAGCTCAAGATGGCaagaaaaagatattttctACTAGACATTATGACTTAGATGTGTCAATAAGGTAAGTGGTGCTCTGTGACTGTTTGTGGTATGTATGCTCTAAGCAGGCAGCAACTGTCATGATaactacacaaaacaaaatataatgaaaGGCTTATAGGTCTACAAATctataatctaaaaatgtaaccATGCATAgacacttatttttttatagttttttttgtaaacacttGTTAGTCTCAACGACAATTGCATAAGAAGTTCTACAACAAACTACCACAATAAGTCAGTAACCACCCTGCACAGACAAATAGACAGGTAGACCAGGGAGTTTGTCAAACATGGGACTGGTCGTGCCAGTGATCTGACACTTTTACTGGCATGCTTAGCCCCACGAGTTTATGCTTAACAAGGTTGAAAGAGGGGAGGGGAGGACAGAAAATTTTTTAACACTGACAGCACAGTacattaatgacaaaaaaaaaaaagaaatttaaatgacAGCTACTGCTTTGACGAGGATATGTAAACACGCCACAGGCATTCCAGTCAATCCATAAATGATCACAAAAATGTCATGCaactaaaagtgaaaaatttaaatatatagaTGTATTTTAAACATAGTGTGAAAGTTTTACAAACTAGGCTTGATCTCCGCGATGGGAGGCGTTCGAGACCCTGTGAGTCCCTGACTGCCCTCCTTCCCACCAGTCCGCCTACTCCTTCTGCTCCTCTCACTGCCGGAACCCCTGTCCGTCGTCGCCACCTTTGCCCTTACGGACGCGGCCCCGGCCTCAGCCCTCGAACCTCTACCAGACCTGGATGAGCGGGAGGGCTGGGAGGGCTGGGAAGGCTGGGAGGCGTCCGACAGAGAGGTGCTTCGGGAGGTGCTGTCTTCCTCCGACTGCTCTGTTTGCGTCTTTTTCTCCTCGTCTGACAGGCGGTCCACCAACTTTAGCGTCTCCCCGCTAATGTCTTTAAAGTATTCAATGGTGCGCTTACAAAGATCACTAGGGTTATCCTGTCTGTTTTGTCTAGATGCTCCCTCACTGGTGACACTGCTGAACTGATGCCTATCCTTCTGTGGTTGCCTTGTGGGCAGTTGTATGGCTGCTCTCCCTGTATTCAGTGTCTTTACTGGATGTGAGGTAATACGAACTGAGACAGGTAAGCTAGCTGTAGCAGAAGGACTGCTCTTTTTAACGTCTTTGACTGGTATCCTTGATCTAGGCTCTACTTTGGCAATCACTGGCTCTCCTCTTTTCCTGACCTCACCTGCTACTGCTTGTTTGGGTTTCTGCTTCCCAATGGCAGTTCCTTGTGTGTGAAATGACCAGCCTGATGCTTTGACTGGAAGCCTTGACCTGGGATGCTTTGCCTCACTCTCTTTAACTGTTTCGGTCTTCTGCTCTTGAACCTGACTGCTGCTGGGCACTTCTACTTTCTCGCTCTTATCTTTACAGCACAGAGTTTCTATCCTGCTAGCCTTCTGTAAGGTGGGCTCAGAGGAGGACTGCAAATTAAACACTAAACTGCCACACTGAATATAGTTGGCCTGAACACTGGAGGATTCCAGgttattattgttgttgcaGTTTTCAGATGGGtagtctttgttttcttttctaagcTCAGAATGACTGCTAGACTTTTTCTCTGAACACTGACCCTTTATACTAATGTATTCTGGCACCACCTGACCCTCTGACAACTCAGCTTTGCAGTCTGCGAGATCCCCTGAGTCTTTTTTCACAGTTATAGAGGCAGCTATGCCCATTTTAATAGGAGTTCGTAATTTGGAATCAACCTTAGAGGCTGTGATTGTGCATGAAGAGGCAGTCTCAGCTATGGCTTCACAGGCAGGAATATCAGTAACAGCACAACCTATGTCACTGCCAGGCTGTGCAGGGTTGTATTTCGCTGCAGTTGTAGCTGGTGTTGTTGGTCTAGTGCTGCTGTCTAAGGTAGTATCTACAACTGTCATCTTTCCATCTACTGTGGACCTCTCCCCAGTTTTTGACTGAGAGGAAGGTACCCCCAGGATCTTTCCCCCTCTCCCTTTTTCCCCTGTTATAGGGTCAGAGGAATGCTCACCAATCTGGAAAAACTGAAGCCTCTCTTCAACAAAGTCCCGCTTGCTCATGTCAATAGCACCACTGCGTGTCATCTCAAACATCTTCCCTTCATGGAAAGGGAAGGGGTTAGGCTCACTAGTCGGTGTGCTCTCATCAGTTGGTGTTCGAGCAGGGGTTGTGTCAGGTGTTGTAGCCTGTGATTTTTCTTCAGCCGACAAACTGTAAGGTTTGGGGTCCTCTTCTTTTGCTTTAGACTCAAAAAGCCCTTCATTATCAACCCCTTTTGTTGACCACgggtcaaagtccagacctttGGTAGCAACAGTTTTAAAGGTTGAATTCAGCTCATCTTGAATTTGGTATCCAAAATAGTTCTCCCCAAAGCCCTTCCTATCCGGATGTCTTCCTTCAAGGgtatagtcttttttttctccactagCTTTGGCTCCAGATGTGCCACTTTTAGTCTTTCCATTGTCACCTCCTTCCTCACATTTCTCCTCTTCTATCACTTCAAGCTTGGACTGATTAAATGAACGGTCAGTAGCTTTCCCATCATTGGACAAACTTGATGTTTTAGGGTCTTCACTTAGTccatcatcttcatcctgaAGATCATATCCATCTAAAGAGTCAATCTCAGTAGCATCTGTGTCATGGGAGAACTCAGCAGTTGTTGCTATTGAACAGTCAGTGATGGActgatcatttccattttgttccAATTCAGCATCCTCTCCCTTTCCACCATTAACCCCAGATTCTTTAGTTCCATTTTTCTctgactttttgtgtttttgatgcttctcttcttcttctttcattttgaaGGTGTACTTTTTGACAGGAACGGGATGGAAGACAGACTCATCATCACTAGAGTCGCTGTTATCAGTCCCTGGGGGAATAGGAGAAGGAGGCTGGACTCGAATGATAGGCTCGGCTAAAAGGTGTCTATCATGCTCTTCTTGAAGATTTACCTCAATCAtctctgtctctgtttcagaGGAAGTACGTGCAGACCTTTTCTCAGCACTGCACTGCTCGGCCTCTAATGGAGGAGGGGGCGGAAACTCTATATAAGCAACTCTTTTTTCCTTTGACTTCCCTCTTTCTCCTTCCTGCTTTTTACTTTGATTCTCTGGAGAGGCTGGCTTGGATTTTGCTTTTAAGGGCTCTTTATAGATGAAGGTCTTTCCATCTTCCTCCTCAGACTCCTCTGGGATAGTGCTTGGCATGCTGGTCATAAAACCTATCACAGAGTCTGGTGTTCGGGATGTCAGGCTCAGCTCTTCTGGGCTTGGGGTCTCAGGGGTTACAGGGCTTTTTCCAGAGCTATCCATGAAAGTTACCTGTTCTAAAGTGTCATCTTCTGGACTTCCTTGAGGAGAAGGAGACTGTTTTTGCTTGACACTGTAAACTGCGCCTCTCGTTTCATGCACTGTCCTGCTCTCATGACTCACAATCTTTTTGTATGTCCCCAGCTGCCCTGAACTTGTTTCTTTCTCATACTGCTTTCCTACTTGGATGCTGACATACACTGGCAAGGGTTTAATATCTTTGAAACCCTCAGTCACAACTACAGGAGTTGCTTGATCCAAGTACTGTACTTGATCATCATCAATGCCATTACATACTACATTTGACTGGCTACTCTCTGAGGAGACTCTGGATTTCCCTAAGGATGATCCACGGGTAGACCTATTGGATTCAGAGCTACTGTGTAACCGATTTCTACCTAAAGTAGGGGTATGAGGCCCTGGTCTTTCACTTGGTTCATCTAATTTTAAAGAGGTggatttgtggttttctgaaaaattaGACGATTTTCTTACAGGAATTTGCGATTCCGAGTTTTTTTTTAGCCCATCATTGGTACTTGGACTTTCTCTGACAACAAATTCTGTatagattattttctttgttgtttcctgtCTTTGGGAATCACTACTGCAATCTTTTGTGGAATCCTGAGCTGAATAATTGGATAGTTTTGGGGACTGAGGTTTACACTGTCCATACCCCTGTCTCTCCCATGTTTTGAACGACTTATTCTCTTCCTGATCTTTGCCACTGGTCTCATGCTTGGGTGATGACTTATTTGACTCAGtctctttgcattttctttggttTGCTGGACTGTCAGGTGCTTTTTGAAAACTAGACCCAGAAAACATCTGATACACAGGTAGTCTAGTTTCCTGGAGCTTTCTGATTGGAGGGTTTTGATTTTGACTCCCTGAACTTCCCCTATCTTGCCTCTGAGCCTCTTGTTCAAATTTTAGCCTGACTGCACTAACTTTGGaggaagacatttgaaaagattttggACTGTCACCAACACTTCCCTGTAGTTTTCCATCTCCTTGTTTTCTAGGGTCATTATCACTTAACTGGAGCAATACTCTTCTTTCAGGACTGCTGGGTAGACTGGAACATTTTCTATCACTAGGGCCAAATCTGTCTCTTAACCTCTCTCTGTTCCACTCCTCCCCACTACCCCCACTCCTATATGGTGACCTTTCTGGGCTACTTTGGGTTGAACTGGGCCCAGATCGGGATTCCCTGAAATCTGGCCTGCGAGATTTCTTCTCTGGAGATGACAGCTCATCATTTAGCTGCTCTGTTTTATCACGAAAAAACTGAGATACCTCACTAAGTTTCTCCTCTGCTTCTTTAACAGTCCTATCCACTCTGTCCTCATATTCAGACTGTTCTCTCTCCTTAATCTGCGTTTCATCTGGCACACGCATCCAAACAGACTGTTTTGGGCTACCGGGCTCTGAGGAATACTGCAAAAGTGTCAGTTTGTCAAAATTATCATCAACATTAGCCATTCGTCCTGATTTGTCAAAGACATTTCTTGATGACCTAAATACATACTCTGTCCTTGGCCCAGGTGATCTAGCCTTTACGTGAGTGCTTCTGTCAGGTGAGTGGTACCGAGATCTATCTCTGAGATACTCCTCAGTGTCTGAATGAGATTGATCAAATTTCTCAGACAATAGCATTTTTTCAGCAAAGTTGTATGATTCTCCTCTAAGCTCTGATGACTCATCTTCATGAAACTCTACAGATTGCTGGCTAAgtaactttaatgttttataggAGTCATCTGCCACTAGCTGAGCAGAACTAGGACGACTGTCTTCTTCCTGTGACAGAGGTGTATTCACTCTAGGGGACTCAAGGTACACTGGAAGTGACTCCTCATCATCTTGTCTACTCCCTGGGTAATAATACATGTCCTTCTCTGCAtggttttttgtttctctgattaTTACTTCTGTTGGTTCTGCTTTACTACCCTTTTCTATGTGAACCTCAATTATTCTTTCAACCTTGGGTTTGGAGTTGATGTCCTCAAGAAACCTTTGTGAAACCTCCTCATTGCCAGACTTGTGTTCAAACAGTCCAGCTAGCTCTCTGGAAGGGTCCTTTCCTGACTGAAAAGCCTTCATGATATCATGCACTGACATAGTTTCCTCACATCTCTCTGATGGTGCTTCTTTGCCAGATGGTTTGTGGTACACCATCCTAGTGGTGGTCGTGATGTGAGTTTCCTCTTTTACCCTCATTCCCTTTCCCATTGGATCTTCATCAGGGCTACATTTTACTGAATGGCATTTATTCTGATCTGGAGTTGACAGAGAGGGAGTATGATGCTTTTTGAAATCTGAATCAATGTTTCTAACAGTATCTACATCTTCCATTGCAAGCTGTTTGTCGTCCTCTGGCTCGTAGCTTCTGATGACATGCACAACTTCAGTTCTAGTCTCTGTGATTACTGGTGGAACTTGGATATCCTGAAAAGGAGTCTTGGGACCTGTGCCTTCTGCACTTTGTGGAGCTGATGGAGTCCTCTCACTCCTGGTTTCAAACCCGCTGTCTGAGAGAGGACTTTTATCCTGTTCGTGGAATATGTCATCAGGGGATTCCAGCACAGTGTCTCCACCAAAAAGTGCATCAGTCACTTTACTTAATTCTTTTTCTGAAGGGGAAGATCGCATGGTTGTAGGAGGCATTTTGAGCTTATGCTCCTGAACTGCTGTAGTTGGTTTGAGGACTcgtttctgcttttctttaccctctgcttctctttttccttcatctgctttctgttttgtgtCATGCATTTTGGAAAAAGAGCTATTATCATTGGCTAGGTAGTCAACCACTTTAGACAGATTGAAATCTCTGTCAGGTATGGGTTTTGATCTTGCTTGAGAAACTACTGTCTCATATCTTGGTGGGTAACTCCAGTTGCTTGGTGGCTGTTCAACTTGGACTTTTGAGAAGTGTATGTCATCCAATGAACCTCTTGCAGGAGAAATTCTACCGTCCTTTCTGGAATCTTTGGTCAGGATTTCACTTACTTTTACCAAGTCCTGCTTTACTTTCTCCACAATTCGATATGGCTCCTCATCCTCTATCTTAACCTCTTTAGGAGAATCAGACTGAAACCCTTTGCTGGCTGTAGAGTTTGGTTCTGTCTGCAAAATGGCTGACATTCTAATCAAGTCCTCTTTCATTTCAGCGACATCCTTCAGAATTTCTTGGCTGGATGATAATGGTGATGTTGCGTTGGATTTGATGCCAGGAGAATACAGGGGTGCTTTGACAGGGGACAGAGTTCTGACAAAGGAGGACTGAACACTCATGTCAGAAGGAATACTTTTTCTTGGTGACAGAAGGACAGCAATTGAGGGAGGCACCTCAGATCTCTTTTTCAACTGGGACTCTGGAACCACATTAATCACAGAGTACACTGGAACAGTCATTGTACTTGAAGTTACAGCAGTGGTGACATTGGGAGGGGATCTCAGGGAGGTATAGAGGGAACCAGAAGCCGATGACCTAATGGACTGGTATGAGGAGGAGGCAGATGAGGAAAAAGACTTGAGGGTGCCGTAACCTGCAGAGCAAGAATTGAATGTCTTTTCAACCTCATCAAAGGCCGCATTAACACTTGTTGTAGCGGCATTGGTGGTTGCTTGTATTCTTTCTTGCAGGCTGCTGGCGAGATGAGATGTTGGTGATGAAGAGCGGTACTGTGCTGGTGACACAGTTCCATTAATCAGAGCGGCAGCACTTGGAGAGTTGCTGGATTTAAGAGGTGATGAAAGGGAGGAGAATAGATTTCTTACCGGAGCAGTGGAATCCATCGCAAGGGAACGCATAGATGTAAGACCAGGGACTGTTTTTATAGGTGAGGAGGACGGAGTTGTACCAGTTGAACTTCCCAAAATAGTTTTATATGGCAGGGAAGAACTGAACATGCTGAGAGAAGATTTGGGAGAGGTTGGTGGGGTCAGGCCCATTGACGTTCTCTCAAGATAAGGACTTCCTCCTCCAGTTGACGTTATAGGGGTCCTAGAAGTCAATGCTGCTAATCCTTTCATGGACAAAGGGTCTGAAGCACTTTTACCAGGTGAAGCCAGGGGGCTGGGGGTAACCTGGACAGGGTACTGGGATTGGTGGATTACAGTTTTTATCGGAGACGAAATGGATATGTAGGATCGGATGGGAGAGGCTGTGTCACTAACTGACTTGACAGAGGAAGCAGGTGATCCAGGGATGTTGGTCTTAATGGGAGAGGCAGAGTTGATGGACCAGACAGACTTTAAGGGAGAGGCAGAAGGCGTGTTTGATGACGAGCTGGAGAGGGAGCCAAACCCAGACTTGGCTTGGCCAGGGCAGGTGACAGGAACAGGCGACCACGCCTGATAAGATCTTGTTGAAAAGACAGGTTTGTGAGGGTAGCCAGAAGGCTGTGTTCTCGGCGGGCTTCGATCAGTTGTTTCttcaacaataatttaaattaaaaaaaattaaatgaaaagcaataaaaaatttaacacaaaa containing:
- the LOC114137994 gene encoding ankyrin-3-like isoform X2; amino-acid sequence: MAHAASQLKKNRGEVDVNAIEDEKEKRRKSRRASSREQKRKSDSNASYLRAARAGNLEKVLDYLKSGVEINICNQNGLNALHLASKEGHVEVVAELLKLEATVDAATKKGNTALHIASLAGQAEVVKELVTNGANVNAQSQNGFTPLYMAAQENHLEVVRFLLENNASQSIATEDGFTPLAVALQQGHDQVVSLLLENDTKGKVRLPALHIAARKDDTKAAALLLQNDHNADVESKSGFTPLHIAAHYGNINVATLLLNRGAAVDFMARNDITPLHVASKRGNSNMVKLLLDRGSKIDAKTKDGLTPLHCGARSGHEQVVEILLDRGAPILSKTKNGLSPLHMATQGDHLNCVQLLLHHDVPVDDVTNDYLTALHVAAHCGHYKVAKLIVDKKANPNAKALNGFTPLHIACKKNRVKVMELLLKHGASIQAITESGLTPIHVAAFMGHENIVHALTRHGASPNTTNVRGETSLHMAARAGQADVVRYLLKNGAKVDTKSKDDQTALHISSRLGKVDIVQQLLHCGASANSATTSGYTPLHLAAREGHQDVASMLLENGASLSSSTKKGFTPLHVAAKYGKMEVASLLLQKRAPPDAAGKSGLTPLHVAAHYDNQRVALLLLDQGSSPHAAAKNGYTPLHIAAKKNQMDIGTTLLEYGADTNAVTRQGISPIHLAAQEGSVDLVSLLLAKNANVNVCNKSGLTPLHLAAQEDKVNVAEILVINEADVNSQTKIGYTPLHVACHYGNAKMANFLLQNHAKADAKTKNGYTPLHQAAQQGHTHIINLLLQHGASANDLTVNGNTALSVARRLGYISVVDTLRPMTDDNLSAMSASEKHKINVPETINEFLDMSDDEGEDAMTGDTDKYLRPQDLKELGDDSLPQEGYMGFSIGARSASPRISLRSFSSDRSNTLNRSSFARDSMMIEEILAPTKDTLQSVCKDISYLVDPLNKHLAVTRDHSSDCMRRYSWTPDTMDHSHNTVSSPIHSGVSSPLAQYDSRFLVSFMVDARGGSMRGSRHNGLRIIIPPRKCTAPTRITCRLAKRHKLAYPPPMVEGEGLVSRLVEVGPAGAQFLGPVIVEIPHFGSMRGKERELIVLRSDNGDTWKEHQFDTRPEDLTELLAGMEEEMDSPDELEKKRICRIITRDFPQYFAVVSRIKQESNHMGPDGGVLSCSTVNMVQASFPQGALTKRIRVGLQAQPVPDELVRAVLGNRATFSPIVTVEPRRRKFHKPITMTIPVPPRSAEGHPSGQRGESAPCLRLLCSITGGTSPAQWEDITGTTPLSFVTDCVSFTTNVSARFWLADCHQIPETVSLASQLYRELICVPYLAKFVVFAKMNDTVEARLRCFCMTDDKVDKTLEQQENFEEVARSKDIEVLEGKPIFVDCYGNLSPLTKSGQQLVFNFYSFKENRLPFNVKVRDVGQEPCGRLSFLREPKTTKGLPQTAICNLNITLPTHKKDMESDPDDETEKPERRHTFASLALRKRYSYLTDPAAKTTDRSPPRTQPSGYPHKPVFSTRSYQAWSPVPVTCPGQAKSGFGSLSSSSSNTPSASPLKSVWSINSASPIKTNIPGSPASSVKSVSDTASPIRSYISISSPIKTVIHQSQYPVQVTPSPLASPGKSASDPLSMKGLAALTSRTPITSTGGGSPYLERTSMGLTPPTSPKSSLSMFSSSLPYKTILGSSTGTTPSSSPIKTVPGLTSMRSLAMDSTAPVRNLFSSLSSPLKSSNSPSAAALINGTVSPAQYRSSSPTSHLASSLQERIQATTNAATTSVNAAFDEVEKTFNSCSAGYGTLKSFSSSASSSYQSIRSSASGSLYTSLRSPPNVTTAVTSSTMTVPVYSVINVVPESQLKKRSEVPPSIAVLLSPRKSIPSDMSVQSSFVRTLSPVKAPLYSPGIKSNATSPLSSSQEILKDVAEMKEDLIRMSAILQTEPNSTASKGFQSDSPKEVKIEDEEPYRIVEKVKQDLVKVSEILTKDSRKDGRISPARGSLDDIHFSKVQVEQPPSNWSYPPRYETVVSQARSKPIPDRDFNLSKVVDYLANDNSSFSKMHDTKQKADEGKREAEGKEKQKRVLKPTTAVQEHKLKMPPTTMRSSPSEKELSKVTDALFGGDTVLESPDDIFHEQDKSPLSDSGFETRSERTPSAPQSAEGTGPKTPFQDIQVPPVITETRTEVVHVIRSYEPEDDKQLAMEDVDTVRNIDSDFKKHHTPSLSTPDQNKCHSVKCSPDEDPMGKGMRVKEETHITTTTRMVYHKPSGKEAPSERCEETMSVHDIMKAFQSGKDPSRELAGLFEHKSGNEEVSQRFLEDINSKPKVERIIEVHIEKGSKAEPTEVIIRETKNHAEKDMYYYPGSRQDDEESLPVYLESPRVNTPLSQEEDSRPSSAQLVADDSYKTLKLLSQQSVEFHEDESSELRGESYNFAEKMLLSEKFDQSHSDTEEYLRDRSRYHSPDRSTHVKARSPGPRTEYVFRSSRNVFDKSGRMANVDDNFDKLTLLQYSSEPGSPKQSVWMRVPDETQIKEREQSEYEDRVDRTVKEAEEKLSEVSQFFRDKTEQLNDELSSPEKKSRRPDFRESRSGPSSTQSSPERSPYRSGGSGEEWNRERLRDRFGPSDRKCSSLPSSPERRVLLQLSDNDPRKQGDGKLQGSVGDSPKSFQMSSSKVSAVRLKFEQEAQRQDRGSSGSQNQNPPIRKLQETRLPVYQMFSGSSFQKAPDSPANQRKCKETESNKSSPKHETSGKDQEENKSFKTWERQGYGQCKPQSPKLSNYSAQDSTKDCSSDSQRQETTKKIIYTEFVVRESPSTNDGLKKNSESQIPVRKSSNFSENHKSTSLKLDEPSERPGPHTPTLGRNRLHSSSESNRSTRGSSLGKSRVSSESSQSNVVCNGIDDDQVQYLDQATPVVVTEGFKDIKPLPVYVSIQVGKQYEKETSSGQLGTYKKIVSHESRTVHETRGAVYSVKQKQSPSPQGSPEDDTLEQVTFMDSSGKSPVTPETPSPEELSLTSRTPDSVIGFMTSMPSTIPEESEEEDGKTFIYKEPLKAKSKPASPENQSKKQEGERGKSKEKRVAYIEFPPPPPLEAEQCSAEKRSARTSSETETEMIEVNLQEEHDRHLLAEPIIRVQPPSPIPPGTDNSDSSDDESVFHPVPVKKYTFKMKEEEEKHQKHKKSEKNGTKESGVNGGKGEDAELEQNGNDQSITDCSIATTAEFSHDTDATEIDSLDGYDLQDEDDGLSEDPKTSSLSNDGKATDRSFNQSKLEVIEEEKCEEGGDNGKTKSGTSGAKASGEKKDYTLEGRHPDRKGFGENYFGYQIQDELNSTFKTVATKGLDFDPWSTKGVDNEGLFESKAKEEDPKPYSLSAEEKSQATTPDTTPARTPTDESTPTSEPNPFPFHEGKMFEMTRSGAIDMSKRDFVEERLQFFQIGEHSSDPITGEKGRGGKILGVPSSQSKTGERSTVDGKMTVVDTTLDSSTRPTTPATTAAKYNPAQPGSDIGCAVTDIPACEAIAETASSCTITASKVDSKLRTPIKMGIAASITVKKDSGDLADCKAELSEGQVVPEYISIKGQCSEKKSSSHSELRKENKDYPSENCNNNNNLESSSVQANYIQCGSLVFNLQSSSEPTLQKASRIETLCCKDKSEKVEVPSSSQVQEQKTETVKESEAKHPRSRLPVKASGWSFHTQGTAIGKQKPKQAVAGEVRKRGEPVIAKVEPRSRIPVKDVKKSSPSATASLPVSVRITSHPVKTLNTGRAAIQLPTRQPQKDRHQFSSVTSEGASRQNRQDNPSDLCKRTIEYFKDISGETLKLVDRLSDEEKKTQTEQSEEDSTSRSTSLSDASQPSQPSQPSRSSRSGRGSRAEAGAASVRAKVATTDRGSGSERSRRSRRTGGKEGSQGLTGSRTPPIAEIKPSPQSPCERTDLRMAIVADHLGLSWTELAREMNFTVDEINHIRLENPNSLTAQSFMLLKKWVSREGKNATTDALSEVLTKVNRMDIVTLLEGPIFDYGNISGTRCFADDNAVFRDQADDYQSILAELQSPAALQNTLHFLEPELPVTPNPSLAQHQHLHYPKPENSCNQPQFADWSPVVDPCSKEPDSPPKSPPRPCELALPAPTFDFPDPLPPKVRKPHIALNDQLLLSEEEDRPFQEMEPTLKPRSQSFPTKCELDIDMAFSTSSPSLSSMSSITPSSPDRSCTGMRLGNTSDGAQEDIGQTGGQVEVKEEIEEVVEIVTAQLVERNGLVEKLVEQELIKNVERKCEMVAKDRSQLVEEGIIFLKPKWSTEQDKDYVNEQYDDVRDGSRTAACEEEKAEDECNILMEHVSLIDKMVKEAVGQSLDLGKRVQVKEKMEDPKSELQSKDGQDICDTLEGATERQTLSDLSPQAWVEALEQLQPYESGSNEKNEKQRGREIPEEALGSLLKEVNKEGSEEKEEEDEKVTQSRNQERLEEVEHAEKNICSLSGWHSNSSSVNVEPPTPGRSVSSDLLDKQESQENSSESITSSSRAESGRSRPNGDNSKHSPQDASSDSSNGRKDGTPVSEKKVQVSVDSGSEEEQTVTTRIYRRRLIIKGEEAKNIPGESVTEEHYMDHDGNLISRKVIRKVIRRVSTPTPENQGGDRWHSDLHHSPTQQDYGLGMERGNADYRGTKSISSRDGFGLAGLQELR